In the genome of Melospiza melodia melodia isolate bMelMel2 chromosome 20, bMelMel2.pri, whole genome shotgun sequence, the window TtccctgagaaaaaaaaaaaaaaaatagcaattttATCAGTTTTCATTAGCGTTGTCTAGAATTGTAGAAAACCAGGATGTCACATTACACAAGGCAAATTTTCCCAACAGTTTTGTGCCTTAAATGATGACCTTTTAGTATAGCTGGCTCATAACCATTTGTTGTAAAGGAGCTCATGGAACCTCACTGGACAGTAGCTCAGCTTCTGGTCTCTAGTTTGGACACCTGTGATCTGCAGATTGGACTGACCCTGTGAGCCAGCATGCCAAGGTCACTTACCAGCTTGAGAGTTCAAAGTCCTGGTTGCTCAAAGTCCATGTAATTAATACATGTTAGATAAAGCAGTAAAGCTCTCTGCTTGCTTTTTAATTTCAATTTGTTGGTTGTTAAGAGAAATTACCATTCTCAGCCCTCCCTGCACAGAGGTGTCTTGTAGTGACCTGAAAtgttttttctctctcagtgaGGGCTGTCACAAACTCATTCTACCCATCCATTAGTGAGATGTGATGGTTTTGGTTGTAGTAAAGTGAGGCAACCCCAATGCTCAGGGAGAAAGGAGGCATCTGACTCCAtcatatcagaaggctaatttattactttattatactatgttATTCTAttctatattacactatattacattatatctaaattgaatctgccaagcactccacTGCACAGGATCttgtgactgtcagccaacagtcctgacacacacacacagctggccCTGATAGGCAAAGGAAACAAAACtccatcactctgggtaaacaatctccatattgcattttacttttgcacaaacacaggctcagcaaatgagataagaattgttttttctttctgtgaaaaatgccaatcacttgtttttaaaattttaaaagcttaatagtaataaaatggttataaaaatagtaatacaatggagtaataataatttggacaatttgcattaggacaatatgagacaatagagacaaagagttacagacagtccgggtaccttttctgggcagcataagcccgaaaaaggaccccccattaacaaaggattaacccttaaaagccacagcctgttgcatattcatacacctcatacatgatgcataattccattcaaacacaggattctgtgtgGTCAGTGTCGGcctcttccttctaatcctaacagcgccttcaaggagggaagaagttcgtttcttctgataagagagcaataaattctttttctctgaaagatttaggtgtcctggggctgctatctggtgtgagtgcctcattcttttcttaaaaaacatcccactaacatagttcttattttaactacaaaagttaccttttaactacaagactacatttatcatattattaaaatgttaatacagcactactaatcaatacatcaaaatacatatggtaaatatctgcgtaGAGCCATATAATACGCACTTCTCACACTTTCTCTGAggctcagagaatgtgaatcccagaaatattcttgggaagttgtgcctcgcttttctctgtgaggagaaatggggGTACGTTTGGTCTCACAAATGAGAGTGGGTCCCGCAGGCCCGGCGGAGTGACCGGCCCGGGGCTGGCCCGGAGAGAGGGGCTCGGGCAGGGCCGGGCGCGCTCCGCGGCTGCTGCGGGCGGTGCCGGGGCTGAGCCCGCCCCGCTCGGCTGCGCTGACGGGGGCGGGacacgggccgggccggggcagagGCGGCTCCGCGGGCGGGAcacgggggccggggcagaggcgGCTCCGCGGGCGGGAcacgggggccggggcagaggcgGTGCAGGCCGCGGGCAGCCGGAGCAGTAGCAGTAGCAGCGCCATGCCGTTCGTGGAGCTGGACACCAGCCTGCCGGCCGAGCGGCTGCCGCCGGGGCTGGCGCAGACCCTGTGCGCCGCCGCCGCGGAGATCCTGGGCAAACCGGCGGAGGTgagcggggccgggaccgggggcggcggggctgaCGGTGGCTGACCGTGACTGACCGTGTCTGTCCCGGCAGCGGGTGAACGTGACGGTGCGGAGCGGGCTGGCCATGGTGCTGTCGGGCTCGGCcgagccctgtgcccagctggcGGTGTCGTCCATCGGCGTGGTGGGCACGGCGGAGCAGAACAAGGCGCACAGCGCCCGCTTCTTCGATGTCCTGACGGCGCAGCTGGGCCTGGGCCCCGACCGGTGAGTGCGGCCCGGCGGGGTCTCAGCCCGAGGGCAGCGAGAGCGTCCTCATCGGGCCTGCGGGTCTGTGGGGTCCAGGGACGTGGAACACGACAAAGGGGATGTTCAGAGCAGTGGAGATAGTGGCAGTTCCCGTGTCCTCCAGGAGACTAAGTTGTGATACAGATCCAAGACAAGATTTCTAACAAACACTAAGTGCTTGTGGATGCTGAATCCGAGACGTGTTTTGGAGCCAGATAAAACCACACCCTGGTGTGCACTTGTTGAACAGTCTGGGCACTACTGTTCTCTGGAGATCAGTAGTTACAGTTGTGGAAACTGGTGCAAAACCCCACTGGAATTGGTAAAGCTTCATCCTACCAGGGCATCACCTGCCAAGTGCTGGAACAAGGCTGTTCCTGAAGGTCAGCCAGGTCCATCTCTGCTTGTCTTACCCATCTCCCCAAAGGAGAGGGATAATAGTACTTCCCTGCCTCTGGGGTGCTGTCAGGATAAATCCCTGGCAAGATTATGCACTATGTGGCCCCTTCTAAAATGGACAAGTATCACATTTAAATTGCTTTTGTTTGTCTGGGTGAAGTCTGTTTGTACCCTGACCCATACACAGCTTATGTTTCCTGCTGTTAAATGAACAACCTGAACTGTAAGACAGACCCTAGTGCAGATTTTCTACTATGTTGCAAACTGAGCAGCAATAATGTTTAATTGTAAAATAATGTTACCTGTCCACATTTTTGCTCTTTTACCCAAAAGGATTGTCATCCGCTTTTACCCTCTGGAGCCCTGGCAGATTGGCAAGAACAGGACAGTCATGACATTCCTGTGatccttggagcagctgctggagcaaAGCCAGGATGAAGGCAACCCAGAGATGAtcagctctgtctgtctgtctgcttgTTTCCTCTTGTGATCCAATCTGTGTAGCTCGATTCACTTTTGTATTTGCGTCCTGTACACACAAAGTTCAAGACTGAGGTAATCAGCTGATTTTACTGAAATAGTTCAAAGTCTTTGTTTCAAGTTCAGGCCTAGACAAAGCTGCTTGTAGCAGTAAAAAGTTTAATTCTAGAACATTTGGCTTTATTCAGGACCAGAGAGGTTCTGAGGTTTATCTAGTTTTTCTTATAATTCGCAAGGCagaaaaaatccttttttctgtttctgtgtggCAGCAGAAGAGTCTCAGGCCAGTGAAGATGACCTGGAAGtcaaattcttttcttttttcaggcTCCCCTGAAAGCCCTTTCTGGAAAGAGGGGTGATTATTGGGAGAGAAGTTTAGGCATTGAAGAATCATATCAGATCTtgtgctctgtgctctgccctTGCCTCCTCCTGTGACTGCTCCCACAAATTGTCTTGTTCACAAAGTTTCCAGGGCTCAATGTCTGTCTGCTGATGGCAGTGGCTGGAGGAGAGAGTTACTGCTGAATACCTGAACTGTGCCACCAGAAAATATTTTGAAGTTTCTGCTACTGCCAGCTTTAATTCCTGTTATTCACTGCTTGTCCAAAGTCCTTTTCCTTGCTGTTATGGGGAGTTCTGGGATGATAACAGCCTCTCATTGTGATCTGTGGCTGATGTTTCTGGCTCACTTTCCCTGCAGAgaagtgttttgggtttttaggaCCCATATACTCCCTCACTTTGTAAGTAGAATACACAGGGCATTTCATTATAACTAAAGCAGGGTACTTTTTGTGTACAATGTTGCCTCTGCCTTCTGCTGCTAATAAAATTATTTATCAGTTCCCTTTCTCTTTGTGACTTGGTCAGGGGGAGGTCAGGGAGCTCAGGGCACATCCCAGACATGGGAGTGCAAGAGAACACAAGAATGAAGGGGGCTTCTGTGCTCCTTCATCATTCCAAAGGGAGTTTTATTTGTTTATGGCCTGAGGTATCTTCTAATTACCATTTAAAAATTGTTTGTTCCCTGTACACCATAAATAACTTCTATGTTTGACAGATCTGATGGGAATACGATACCAAACACAAATTTGTGTATCAGGCTGGGGGGCTGCACCTTGTCTGGTTGATAAACTGTCACAAAGCTTCTTTTGATAAGTGTCAGTTTGCTGGCTCACAGCACTGGGGATTTGTAGGTGTTAGTGCTTGCAGACTGACATTGTGCCTGCCCAAGTCTCTCCACTTTCTCAGGAGGTTTTTCAGTCTAAAGTTGTTGAAACTCAGGCAATAACCAGGTAGGTGACCTGAGTCTGAGAACTGACTCAGCAGTACAGGGTTGCAGAGAAGGGGGTGCACAGCCTGGCTTTGCACCAGCTTGAGCTGAATATTCCAAAATGCAGAAAATGTTCTCACTTTAATTCTGATCTGCAGATGGTTAATTTCCTGGAGATCCTTCTGCCTCCTGAAGTAACAACCACAGTCCCTTGCCAAAGCCTTTGTTtccttcagagaaaccttgctcagccctgagccCCAGTTCTTTTGGTTTTGGGCCATGTTGCCCAGCCTGGGGACTTCTGCAGGCTCTGCTTTCCTCACCCTTGGCTGCTCCCAGTGTGGGCTTGTGCCTGGGAACAGCTTCCCCAGGACTGCAGAGTTGAGCAAGAAGATGTAGGAAAGTTCATGTTACTCTGAAGAAATGGCCTATTTTTTACTTCACTGAGCTAACGTTGGAGTAGGTTTGACAGTACTTTGGGACTTGAGAAGGATAACCCCCCTACAAAGGGGTTATGCAGGCCCCTGGAACCCCCCCAGGGCATGAACACATCAACCAGAAAAGCAGCAAACGTTTTTCAGTCCTCAGGTTGGAGAAATCAAATACACCACCCTTATCTATGGCTCAGCAATGACATcataaaatccctttcccttgcatGCAGCTGGTCCCTGTTCCAAGGGCTGCAGCCTGCCTGACATCTGGAGTTAGCAGCTCCCACCTATGGTTGATCTTTTACTGTTGTAACTTCCCAGGCTCAACCTCCTAAGGTTAACAAATATTTCTGCTCCCCAAATATGTTCAAACTGGAAGGCAATGCCGTGATTTTGATCACTGAGTAACCATTTCCTAGCCCCAAACCTTTGGACTTTGGACAATCTGTCTGTGTGTTTACACTGGAGAGGAGCAGTGAGGCCCTGGGGATGATGCAGGGCACCACTGACAGGGAAGTGCTGCAGGGTTGTGAGAGCCTTGTGAGTTACTCTGCAGACACAGCAGTGatgctgctgctcacagcagcttGGTGTGCCATGGTGGAAAGCAGGGCATTAACACAACTGCTCCATTTGAGGTGAGGAGGGCTGTTCCTCATGGTGCTCAGGGGTGATTCAGTGCAGTACTTGAGCACCAGCTCACCTTCATCAGTGAGAGTGACgtgttggagcagcaggagtATTGGAAGGTGGGGTTCTGCCCCACAGCTGGGGCCTTGCCAGCctgtctgggctgtgctggggtctCTGTGGGGCTGAGGATGGCACATCTCTATCTCTGACACTGCTGTCtgactgtgatggtgttcacaggggtctgagggaagagacgaggatctgactccatgtttcagaaggcttgatttattattttatgatatatattatattaaaactatactaaaagaatagaagaaaggatttcatcagaaggctggctaagaatagaaaaagaaagaagaatgataacaaaggcttgtggctcagactctctgcccaagccagctgactgtaattggccattaattagaaacaaccaacatgagaccaatcccagatgcacctgttgcattccacagcagcagataaccattgtttacattttgttcctgaggcctctcagcttctcaggagaaaaaatcctaaggaaaggatttttcataagagatgtctgtgacatctgaCCACCTTACACCTTATTTATAAAGTCATTTCCACACAGAGCTGTCtcagtgctgctgtgctccacTTCCCTCAGGGGCACAAAGTGTGTTCCCATCTCCAGCTGGCTCCATGGCTTTAGGGAAACTCTGTGGCCTTGGGCTGATTtccagccccctgggcagggcatCCACACACATTCAGGGTTTTGCTCACATCCCACACCAGCTGCATCTGAAGCTCCTGGGGCAGAATAACATCTGCCCTTCCTGACACCTGCTGAATAGGAGCAATCTTTagagctcttcatttctgaaGCTGGAATCCAAATTTTGCAGATGGCCTGCAAAAAGAGGGTGGCAGGGCTTTACTTtgtgaaggaaagcagctccGCCCAGCATtgtttgtgcaggtgtctgagggTTGAAAAGGCAATCCTTTCTGTCCTTGCACCATTCTTCTGTGAGAAATCCCCAGATAGAATCAGTTTGGAAGACCAGCTCCACAGTTTGGAGTTGGACTGCTGAAAGACAGTGACAGTGCCTTTCCTTGGCAAGGAATGCTCATGGTCCCAGTGGTGATGGGTCAGACAAGACTGTCCAGGGGTACAGGAACACCATTCTGTCCTGACAGCTTTTGAGTGGGATCAGTCCTTGGATGTATTAATCCTTGGAGGTGGTATCCAAATTTCAGTGGTGGATCCCTGAAAGGGAATGGTGACACTTTTCCATAGGAAAGAAAACAGctggccccagtgtttcaggggcagatgccaggctgcccaggggaggTGAGGCCAGCAGCACTTTGCTATCCTGGTACTTTGGTGTTGATGCaatgaagctgtgccaggggaagtttaaATTGGATATTGGGAGCGATTTCTCCACAGAAAAACTGATTCAGACATTAGACCGTGCTGCCTGTTAAAAACGGGACTGGACTCCTggtactaaagtgatttcagTATTTATTATAACAAAGAGAAAGGCCTAAAACAAGGGGGGCCGGCCCGAGCAGGAGCGTTCCCGTCGAGGATGCTGGGGCTTCTTCAGCAGCGATATCTCCGATGGAGCAGCACAAATTCAGTGGGTCAGgagcccctttttatcctgttttttgtccctttggattggtttctgtttggatcctttatttgcatgaaggtttaagaCGCTCGACTGGCCATTACATTTCTGCCCGGGCCGGCTCGTTTCGCTTGGGGAGATGCATTTCACTTAGGTGCAATACGGTATGCTCAGTACCgtatttcttataactacccttttaaccccttttacaacAACCAAACTATAGTACATACTTAACAATTACAAACTATTCTACAACAGTTCCTAACCTATTTTTaacactgcccagggaggtggcggaatcaccatccctgcaagtgtttaaAGAAGGACTGGACGTGGTTTGGCCGGCACGGGGGTGTCGCTTCCCAGCCGGGACCGTGAGCCCGAGGCTTTCCCGGCCGGGATCCCGAGCCCGGAGCTTTCCCGGCCGGGACAAACTCCGACCCCGAGGCGCCCTcagccgccgctcccgccccgcagTGCGCGGCACTGCCATTGGCTGGCTGCGGCCGGGCGGCCCGGCCAATGCGGCGCTGCGTTGTTGGCGCGGCGGCTCCGGAGGCGGTTGCGGTGGAAACGggcggagcgcggctcccgggggAGCGGCGGGAGCCTGAGGGAGCCG includes:
- the LOC134427402 gene encoding D-dopachrome decarboxylase-like codes for the protein MPFVELDTSLPAERLPPGLAQTLCAAAAEILGKPAERVNVTVRSGLAMVLSGSAEPCAQLAVSSIGVVGTAEQNKAHSARFFDVLTAQLGLGPDRIVIRFYPLEPWQIGKNRTVMTFL